Below is a genomic region from Henckelia pumila isolate YLH828 chromosome 3, ASM3356847v2, whole genome shotgun sequence.
GGAAACTATTTGGGTGTTAGCTCAATAAAAAAGTTGTCGTCTTTATCTGAATAACGTGCATGATGCATGCACACATAAATATATTCATGCATGCACTTGTTTTATATGTATTGCCATGATTTCCGTTCTGTCGCTATTCTTATATTTGATGTTTACTTCAATCCTATTATACGCTTGTCACGCAAGGTTAAACTGGTATTTAACTACTAGATCATCGAAAAGTTCAGCTAGAAGTTAATACATTTTACTCGTATAACATTACATCTGTGTTCTATCCATACAAAAAGAAAAGTACTTGGATTGTGAATGATTTTGGCTGTATGCCTTCAGAAAAATGTGCCATTATATCTTCATGAGTTTAGTTATATCGAAATTGATCTTACTGACCGACTGAATTCTACAATTTTGCCAAAGGTTGTGGCATCTAGAGAAGATAAACAACCATCTGAAATGGATGTTCGAGCAGCAATATGGGAAGCTTGCGGGGATTCTGGGGCGTTACAGATACTCGTTGATCTTCTGAACATGAAGTACGTTTCTGCCTTTACTCTAATTGACTATCCTGGTGTCAACTGCATATAATTTGAAATCCACTCACAATTTTCCTCGTGAACATTTCCCCCCTTAATTTTGAAGTCAATATTGCCTCCATCTATAGCCATCACATGATtagattattttcaaatttaactcAGCAACACTTTTGAACTAAACTTTAACCAGATCAAAGATTACTCATCCTCCCGAAAAATACCAGTATGGTCCAAGCTTCTCTCTATTTATTATTGCATTTaccttatgttttttttatgggAAGGATGCTAGAACTTGAAGAGGGTTCCAGTACAGAAGAAAGCGACACCGAGTTGCTCAAGGTAGATGGTATACGAAACATACCCAAAACCAAAGAAAGGTATATACAACACACCAATTTAAGTTGATTGTACGCTTGTGTATTTAGTGCAAGTTCTTAGGACTTGTTCCAACTGCTGGCAAAGTTGATGGCACCGTTTTGTTTTGGTTTTCTGCTGCTCCTGGTACCAGTGGCTCTGTCGATAGCCTTTCGATGAGCACAAACAGATGGAGTAGCATCGTGTATAGACGAGGGCAGAAGCAACTGACTCGTAGATTCTTGAAAGAGGCGGAACATGCATTGGAGTTGGCATTAAGTGAAGGCAACTAGAGTTATGGGATTCAACCAGTTTTTTGTTCCTTGCTCGCTTGAAGAAGATGGCGATTTGATAGGATCGAACCACTGATTGCCGTCTCCCTTTGTTCATTATCATTATTTATATGTTCTTTTCTTTAACAATATCCAACAGAAATCTTATCTTATGAAATAAAGATCGAACAGCTTCAAAAACTGAAAATCCTAGAGCCTTAGCCCATGATATACCAATACAGTTAATTTTCTTCACAATATCTCAAAGATTTGTCATCAGCACAAGAAAAAATGAGACTGAAAACAAGTTCATTCTTCCAATCCAGCCACATTCTTAAGAGTCCACCCGATCGCATATGCAGCTGCACCAGCGATCGCCCCATTGAAGACCGTAATGCCAGCTGAGGCCCAGTAGTTTTGGCCAGCGATCTTCGCCTTTGCGATGCCTAAAACAGCGAGGGCCACAGCCGAAAGAATGCAGGCTCCGATGAACTTAACGTTCTGGTTGTGAGTGAATGGTATGAGGATTATGAACGACAAGATTGGAGCAGACCCGAATATGAGAAACGCCACGAATGTTACGAGCCCATTCTTCCATGGCTTCTCTGTTTGATCCGGTGGCAGCATCCCTTTCTCAGTCGCCATTTTTTCTTCGACGAACAAGTCTCCATACTTGCCGAATATGTTCACAACCTTCacacaacaagagcagatcgtTACGGGGAATATTCCCATCAGTACTGGGTAAAAACCATGCATAAAAACATGTACTTTACATTGTTTGCATCATCGGCATCCATCCCAAGTTCCTGATAGCGGCGGATCAATTCTTGCTGCTGAAGCCTGCGGTGGTTCTCCACATCCCACTCCACGACGGACCTCTCGTTCGCCGCGAGATCTCTCTCGGTACTGGAAGACATGTAGTCTCCAAATCCCATCGATATCCCATCCGCCACCAGATTAGCAATTCCCAACACCAATACATCCACTGCAACATTCGTCGAACAATCACAACATATCAAACTCCAGATTCATCGATtcgttaaaaaaatatataaagcaTTGTGCTTTAAAAGTAGTACCAGAAGATAGGCGGCCGGCGGAGATGGAGGAAATAAGAGAAAACGACGTGATAATGGCATCAAGCCCAGCGTACACAATGCTCTTGGCGAATTCTCCTTTCCACGGCTCTTTCGGCCGATCAATATTCCTCCTCTCACCATCACCCGTTTCGCCTCCCAGAAATGGGCCATCACCCATTTCGCCTCTCAGAAATGGGACGTTGCTTTCAGGATCAGCCATCGATTTACGAGTTACTTTTTTGTTACTTTAGTCTGCTTCTTCATCTTCAGTGGAGAGTGGATAGAATATAAAGATTTGTGTGGAAGAAGAAAAAAGCCATGCCAGCATGCAGGCCAAGTGTCGATACCCCAGTTGGCTGCAAGATTTATACTCTAACACGTGTGAGGTTCCCATCTTTATTACGTACATTCATTGGTAAGCTTGACAAGTAGCTAGATTCAAGAATTTGGTACAACTTTCTTTCCATTTTAATTTCCTGCAACTTCTATCCCAAGTAGTGGCTGAAAACACTGCAGATGGCGTTGTACGTGCCTTTTACATTTCGAAATCCAAATCCCATTTTTCTTTCCATTTCGAAAAGTAAATATTGCAAGAACAGTTTCTGCATTCTTCAAATTTTACAAGAAAACAATCTACTTTTAGATCTGATGGTGAACCCTTGTATCAATTTTTGTACATACAAGATCGAAATTTATAGAGCTACATGTTTGCATGAAAATCATTCAAAACCTCACTCCACACCTCTATTTGCAACTCGTTACACATCTCTTCTACCTCACAATTGAACTTGGTCCACTCCACTCCCCTCTCCATATCTCTAACAAAAGCATCTCTTCTATCCTCCAATTCCCACTCAAACAACTCCTTACACTCTCCATTCTTCCAACACTTTGCAACCTCCAGAATCTTGCCATCAAACTCCAAATCATCTAGCTTTCCGGATAACGAAAGCTCGTGTTCGAAGAAATCTAGCATCAAACGATCATCATGGGCTTCACCATCTGTTTCCTTTACTTGACTCAGTAATCTCTTGGCTTTTTCTCCGACTTCATCCGCAACGATGCTCGTGTCCGAAAGGCTTGTACGACAAAGACTAATGGGTCCTTCGTTTTCAAGAAATAGAGAATCATGAAGCACTGAAATTGGGCTTTGCTGATCACACTCTTCAAATAATGGCCATTCTTCCTACacaatcaaattaaattaacaTACATTAAAACCAATCCTTAAACCGCACGCCATTTATATTTTGTGATTAAAAAATTAGAAGTCAAACAAGTTTAAAATGTTCCCATTTGCTTCCAAATAAATTTAGTCAGCAAACAACCTCGAATCTTTGACAGCCAACCGACAAACATAAAGTGTaaaaaaatcaacaaacatGACAACCGTGTGCATGATTAATATTCCTGTCTCCGACCCTCCAAACATTTGactaaataaaacatataaaataaaataaattacctTAGGAATCTTCGTCGTCATTTCATCTCTATTATTGAAGTACTCTTTATTTTCACCGCACCAAAATGGTAAATCCTCCGCTGTTAAATCACTTTGACTCCAGCTCGAACTCTTGCGGCCCGAGTACGAATTACTACTACTAATGCTGCTACTACTGGACGACGAGTCGTCGGTGATCGAGGTCAAATGATCTAAAGGTTTAGTTTGGTCCACGTCCAAGTCCCTAAAAGAGCTCCACCGTAGGATGTCCTTGACTTTGACTTTGACCTCCGTGAAATCCCGTGAAATGTCATTTTTACCCTTCCCTGTGGAGGCAAATGGGATCATCTTAACCAAGTTAACCACCTTGTGGAAGGCGGAGATGGTATGCATCGCAGCCGATTTGGATCGGCTTAAGAGTTGTACGTTTGACGGGTCGTTTGACTTTCGAGAAATTTTCATTGGGTACCACCGATCAGAGCCGATTGGTGAGgatgaagaagaacaagaatggCTGTGATCAGTATCTCTGAGAAAATCTTTGAGCATTAATGGCCTTTGATCCAAATCTTCTTGAAGGCTTGAAAAGATAGTGTGTGGATTATGTGATATTGGACccatttgtttgtttgttttttttttttgaaaaacaataTGTTTCTAAGAAATTTGTAGATTCACCGAAGGAGATTTGTGGGTGAAGTTTTAATCTTGAGATTTATGAAATGCTTTAGTtgttgtgtgtatatatatagttgAAAAGAGACAATGAATGTAGGGGAAAATGACAAATTGCACGTAGACGCATGGACGTTTCGAATAGATTATAAAGATATATGTTTTttgttaattaaaaaaattaatttaaggtTGCTTTTGTGGCGAAGGTTGTTGGGAATTTAAAGAACATTATTGGGGGATTATGCTGTCGGTGTGTTTAATTAGTGCATGATCGAGGGGACATGACCATATTAATTCTCAAGCTAGCCGAGAGTTTGACATATTAGCCAATTTTACGGCGCCATTTGTAGTTTTGTAATCGTTTGGACGATGATATGTGTCGAATGTTCATTTATCGTTAACATTTGTCGTATTATAGAATTTATAAAACTCGTTATTTTTCAACGACATGAGAATATTGTTAAAGTAGTGTTTGGAATGAACAATTTAAGAGGATGTTCAAATCCGTCTCCTAAATCTATCGTATTCTTTTGAAATCAGAGCGGAGGATTTGAAATCTAATTCGACGATCCGTCAAATCAAACTGGAGGATTTGAAAATTATTACACTGTTCAAGTGTATTTTGATTCAAATTCATtctctagcttatttatttgaaatccttGTATTTCAAGTTCTCCCACAAATTcactcaatataaattaatctaaacaatcaaacaaatcaaaattCATCAAGTCTTATGATGATGAATTCGTTATACGTATATTAGAAATGGACATCATAATGATATAGCAACATCAGTCCTAGATGTCTTTTGACTAGTCCAAGTCAGCATGGGGACAACATCTGTGATCACAATATTGTACAAATAATGGTGGCAGGGATTAAGAATATGGCAGTGCTGGTGCAATGTACGAATGGACCAAGATAAAAATTTATCACTAGATACATTTTCATAGtaaaattaattgattttaaatacgtatataaatatatatatatatatatatatatatatatatatatatatatatatatatattatgacgTGATAACCTGTCACCGCCACTTTTCGATCTAAATAGCCTGCAAATTACGATAATCAGATAACGCATCGAGAAAGTAATGTGCGATTGATTCCTTCGAAAATGTGTTGGTGGAAAAAATCGAACTTCTTAATCGTTTGTTAAACATGATACTTCATCAATTCGAACACTTGTTTATGacgtaaaattaattatattgattGTATGGTGTTGAGGGGTTGAattgaattgaaaattttatttatatatatttttttgagaggaaaattttttatgtatatttaatAACGTGTTTTGTCTGGTGGATTTCCTACCAAATTGCAGTAATGGCGCTCTTCGGTGACAGCATGATGGCACGTCTCAGTACAATGAGCTGCTTGTTCGGTACATCCATCACAAGGGATCCTATGCTTCTTTTCCTTATTTtgtaattattttttcaaataaaattagtttttttttaaaaaaaaaaattcagctaAGCTACTTGAATAATTTGCTCATATCTCCTCCTATGGATATAATAAATCTCCAGCATGTGAGATGTTATATGTACAGTCACGGCCTCAATGCAGATTTAAAGATTGAGATATTTCGGCTAAGCTACTTGAATAACTTGATCATATCTTTTCCTATAGATATAATGAATCTTCGGGTAAGTGAGATGCTACATGTACAGTCACGGTCTGTAGATTCAAGGGTTGAGATTTATGGATACATGTAGGtcctattattttttttagtggatcccataaatattgataaatatcCACCCTTAAATACATAATTGAGACAATACTTATAAAGGTAAgatgaaattattttttcatatatCGTTATGTTCCGTATTTAAATGAATTTAGTTATTAATCATAGTGATTGTATCATGCTCTGCTTCTTTTGTGTGGAGTATACAAATAGGGATCGTTCTATAAATCTCACAGGTGCcttgaaaaaaattaatggaATAATTTAAGGTTTCGTCGCTGATTAAATTTAAGATGCTATTCGCAGTCAACAATTACAAGCGCGTGGACAGATGGACAGTCGGTTCCCGGACATTATATATTGGCCCATTAATATTCCTATTTCAATTACGAGTGGAGCCCGTTATATATTGGCCCGTAAAATGGTGAAGCCCATTATAATCGTGGAACTGTTAGAAATCATAAGTCTCAACCCAATTAAAACGACAAAAAAAATATCTGTAAAACGGGTCGCGTGTATTTAGTTATAATAGATTTTAGAGCAACTGGGTAGGGGTAAGTTAGATCCAATTTATACCTCAGTGGTCGTTTAACTTTGTTCATATTTATATTAggaagtaatatttttaatataatgaaACTTTTTTTGtgagcaaattttttttttgagaggaaAAACTCGTAATAATATTAATGCAAACCGTCTATTACAAGTTGAACCAACCACAAAGGAAAATCACAATTCACCCAAataaaagatgaagggatagaACAAGTAAAACTAGCAATACCATGGGCAACTCTGTTCGTCGTTCGACGAACATGAATAGCGTCCATAATCTTAGGTGGTTGCAAAAGCATTCTAGTTTCCATCGCACTCAGACCCACATATCCAAAATTCTCCATATTGGTTGTAACTGTTTGCACAGCCAATAAATAATCAGACTCCACTTGCACATTATTAAAGTTCTTCTCATAAAGCAACTTAACCCCCTCCTTTATTGCAAGAAGCTCTTCATGGACCACAGATAACGGTTTGGTGATTTGCttatgtaaggtccaaaaagtccactagcttaatcacgatcaattgatttaattatatgatttaatgcatgttatttataatgttaattgttatgtgaattatgtgttatattattttttaaaataaagttttAGGTTGGGtttaattttgggtcgtagggacgagcctagccttgaaacgagttaagaaaaatattttaagtaaatTTAGTAGATGCAGAAGTATTTTATTGAGagagtaaaaattttaaagaattttaagtgtaactaatgggccgtgttggagcccattagtcacagaAAAAAAACGTTCAGAAGTTTTCTGAACTCTCATTTGAATGCTTACTCTTctttctcaaaatctctctcaaacactgcGATCTCCAAGCTAGGGTTCTTCGGCTTCTCAAGGCTAGATCGTTCCGCAGTccaggttaatcccaatcagacgatccagacaagtttttactgtttttaaacccattcaagaatatagttattttcaagataaaactctaggtgtttgattgatgatctatgaatgttttcttgaaaatttctatgagtatgttgcttgattgtgatacgtgaagcattcctgagatgttcggttcatgtttattgagttttgaaagtTTTGAATGCACAAGATCAGATtttttgggtaaaagtagtTTTGAAGGTTTTTAATTCAACATCTTTGAAATGATTGATGTATTGGTacaagttattttgagattatgatgttgttgaatggtatttttgacgtcccaaagcattgtgggttttgaagaaagtgcagaaaagatcagttttcGGAATCAGACGCcgcgacggcgcgcccgcgctgccgaGCAGAGCTGCGAAATCTCTGCGCAcagacggcgcgcccgcgccgctttGTCGCATGAAGTGCGAGCgggcggcgcgcccgcgctgttgaGACAGCGCGGCCGCGCCTTAGGCTCGATTTTTCCATcccattttatgagtttttgagtcctaaaaatcatgattttgatgctttaatgtattttaattatttttaagaatgttcatgaagaattttaaagttttcaaggtccgaaacggatggaatgcctcacgtgggtcagtcaagttatgtattgcatgattatgtgattttctcatgaaagttaatttctcatgaaatgttttgacgGATTTTAAGCATGTAGCATCACGAGAAACTTTATGAGCATGTACGAAATTTATGAAATGacatgataagatgaatgatatgatgcatggaaaatattttgatgatttatgcgtcttgtggtgattatatggggtatgcacttcgggatgagctccggagtggttatccaaacatggctcacgggatggttatacggggtatgcacttcgggttgAGCTtcgaagcggctatccaaagattGAAAGTTTAtgggcgtaatgccatatgcttgttgatcaacaggaaactatgaatgactcgttatgacggttaccacattactcatacttcatctccccaaatatttttatgatatggctatattaaagttatgtttattgcattagagtttaagttaatgttttccttttaaagttagaaaatTCTTTTCTACAtgctcttgctgagtctttcgactcaatatacttgaatggtgcaggtaatgatgatgtggatgcttttattgatgattatgtgggcggaTATGAAGAAGAGGCAGGGGTCGGTTCAACGGGTaatgcatgagtgtgaatgctttagaatggaagatgttttaaacctttttatttgatgagaggcaaaaaagttttaatttttttttttaagttgatggccatgttttggcaaatatttttagatgctattttattttgtgcacattttatacgctattttaataaataagatgatgcttccgcaaagtttttatttttaccaaatttttaaGTAAGTATGTTTGAGTAACATTTCGATTGAGGaattgggacgttacagctTACCAAAAGCAAGCAACAGTCTGCCCTGATCGTCTCTGGCCACACCACCAATACTGTACTTATTCAACTCTTCATTAAACGATGCATCCACATTCAGCTTCAAAAATTCCCACAGTCGGTACTGTCCACTTCGAGTTCCTCCTTTCCGTTACCCCATCCACTGCCAACACATCGCTCTCCTTAGCCTTATTAAATTCAGCTTGAAATATCGAACTCCATTCAATATTATTTGGTATTGGTCCTCTCCTATCTCCATGCCGATaagtttgtttaatttttcagATAGCCCACGTGGAAACCGCGAAATATTCAAAGTCCGCTTTGCAGAGTTGGCCCTTCATCCACCAACCAATTTCTCTCGTTCAAGTCCCTAAAGCCCTCCTCAGTAAATACATGAAATGGGTTTTCTTCCTGAGATGTTTTATCGATGCGCAATGAAATAATGAATGACATGTAGAGTCAAATGGAGCTCTACATAAATCACAGGCCTCGACAACTGGTACATGGTGATAAAATAAATTCTGGTTTGTGGCAATGCAGTCATGAGAAACATTCCACCAGAATAATTTAACTTTTGGTGGTAATGAAAGACCCCAGAGAAAGATCCACCACTTTTCATCAGACAGTTCAGACCGATTCTCCGGTCCATTAAACAGTCCTTGTTGGAATCTGCACCAATCCCTGACTGTATATTGACCCTTAGAGTCAAATCTCCAAAACAATGAATCTTTTTTATCAAAACTCGACAGTGGGGTTTTAAGGATTTCTTCCGCAATATAAGGGTTAAACATGCCTTGTATCAATTCTGAATCCCACAACCCATCTGTAATCAATGTGCTCACTGTGTGGTCTCGATCCCAAGGCACCACTGGAGGACCAATGGCGGACTGCATACTAGGGATCAACCTATCCTCAAATATATTAATAGACCGGCCATCACCAACTCTCCATGCCAGACCACTACACAGCAGCTCTTTGCTCCAGATAAGAGATCTCCAGATATAAGACGGATTACTTCCCAGGCCTGCATCCAAGATCGAAGTGTGTTTAAAATATCTGCTCCTTAGCACTTTGCCCGCCAAAGAATCCGGAGCCCGGACAAGGCGCCAAAGTTGCTTGACCAGGAGTGCTCGGTTGAAATCTTGCATTTTTCTGAAGCCTAGCCCACCCCTTCTCTTGGGTTTACAGAGAAAATTCCATGATCTCCAGTGCATTTTCCGCCTCCCATCCTCAATACCCCCCCAAAAATTTGCACATTCTCTTTCAATGTCCTCACAAACCATCGTCGGCACTCTGAAACAAGACATCGCATAGGTGGGTATTGCTTGCAATACCGACTTGATTAACACCTCCTTCCCTCCTGTAGTAAAACTCTTGTTGCTCCAACCCTGAATGTGTTTCACTACCCTCTCTGTGATGTATTTAAACTGAAGTATTTTACTGCGCATGGACACCGTAGGCAACCCCAGATTTAAATCATGTCTTTGCACCACTGGGATACTCAGAATTCTTTTCAATGTATCTATAAGTGTCAAATTAGTATTAGGATTTAGGACTAAAAGATAGAGCAGATTTATCATAGTTAATTATCTGCCCTGATGCCCTTTCATACAAACTGAGACATTCTTTGACCCATGCGCCCTCCTCCATATTTACCCGAAAAAAGATGAGACTGTCATCTGCAAAGAATAGATGCGAGATCGACGGGCATGTAGTCGCTATTTTCACCCCGTTAATCAAATCCCTCGCTTCATAGTTGTGGAATAGAGCCAATTGAAATAGAATATCTTGCTCCCAAAATTTCATTTCATATAGTAATTGAAAATATCCTCGGTTTTTCACCATAAATAGCTTTCATCCAAATTATGAATAGCTTTGAATGAGAATTTCTTAAACCAATCaatgaaatttttaatttttagcaTAATTAATGAATTTTGATTATGCTGtatttatcaaatcaaatcattaatcgcAGATAgccatattatattatattttcggaagaaaaatttgataataaaaatatcaaattcacCAAAATCCAAGATTCAACCTTTATCACCAGGAAGCAGCATGCCTGCAATCTTGTCCTCTGTCCCGCCAACGCCTTCTTTCGTTTACCTCAAAGCTTCACCTTCTCCTCCGTTTCACGATTGCCTCACCGCCGCCACCTCCGCTGCAAAATTAACCCCACTAGCTTGCACTACCCCCAGAAAGAAAGCCAAAAGGAAACAAGATGATTACCACTCGACCCTTGAAGCACTCAACTCCAAAGGCCGCTTCCCCAGAAAATCCCTCGGCCAGGTACCCGTTTTAAGACTTACAGAACCTGTAAAGAttcctttttgttttttttttcaattccaTTAATATGGGTTTCCTTTTGGAAAATGTCGGGTTTCTTGTTTTATAGCATTATATGTTGAATGCTTCGATAAATGAGGAGCTGGCCGCGGCGGCCAATGTGAAAGAAGGGGATATAGTGCTGGAAATCGGGCCGGGGACTGGCTCATTGACTAATGTACTTGTGAATGCCGGAGCTACTGTTCTTGCTATTGAAaaggtttgagttttggggtcTTTGACTCATAGTTACTTTATTTCTTCACCGAGATATCACATTTATGCTGGAAACATTCTTGATTCGAGTGTAACATGACCATTTGGCAAGTTACTCAGTTCGCTATGGAGGTACTGATTTTGGCATGCATGTCTTTGGCTTTCATTAATCGGCTAAAGTTTGCTGAACATACGTAGGGATATAATGGAGTGGCGATTTTATGCTGCGAGAGGACTTCTTTTGTATTGGTTGGACATTACTACGATGTTATAAAGATGGTTCATGGTTGTGTAATTTGTTTAGCTTAGATGGAGAAGTGAAGAATTTGAAAGTTGGGAATGTGGAGTAGTGAATGCTTTGTTTTAGGACAAAGCAATTAGCTAACCAAAATGTGATGAGCATCCAAACTTTGGAAGTTTAATCAATTTTAAACTCTATTTTGTTTCCTCATTTGGGTTT
It encodes:
- the LOC140887872 gene encoding uncharacterized protein isoform X2; translated protein: MADPESNVPFLRGEMGDGPFLGGETGDGERRNIDRPKEPWKGEFAKSIVYAGLDAIITSFSLISSISAGRLSSVDVLVLGIANLVADGISMGFGDYMSSSTERDLAANERSVVEWDVENHRRLQQQELIRRYQELGMDADDANNVVNIFGKYGDLFVEEKMATEKGMLPPDQTEKPWKNGLVTFVAFLIFGSAPILSFIILIPFTHNQNVKFIGACILSAVALAVLGIAKAKIAGQNYWASAGITVFNGAIAGAAAYAIGWTLKNVAGLEE
- the LOC140887872 gene encoding uncharacterized protein isoform X1, which gives rise to MGPISHNPHTIFSSLQEDLDQRPLMLKDFLRDTDHSHSCSSSSSPIGSDRWYPMKISRKSNDPSNVQLLSRSKSAAMHTISAFHKVVNLVKMIPFASTGKGKNDISRDFTEVKVKVKDILRWSSFRDLDVDQTKPLDHLTSITDDSSSSSSSISSSNSYSGRKSSSWSQSDLTAEDLPFWCGENKEYFNNRDEMTTKIPKEEWPLFEECDQQSPISVLHDSLFLENEGPISLCRTSLSDTSIVADEVGEKAKRLLSQVKETDGEAHDDRLMLDFFEHELSLSGKLDDLEFDGKILEVAKCWKNGECKELFEWELEDRRDAFVRDMERGVEWTKFNCEVEEMCNELQIEVWSEVLNDFHANM